In Betaproteobacteria bacterium, the following proteins share a genomic window:
- a CDS encoding AI-2E family transporter encodes MMKGDTVEAVTVAAAGAPAQSTGTAVGILAVIALVATLYLARTFFVPLLIGILASYALRPVIDQLQALHVPRAIGAAIVLAALVGGVSWVVVSVSDDVTAMIEKLPEAARKVRHSLSAARTSGPTALQNMQEVANELQGVAADAGAKPGARVITARATEPTAWLRDYAVAQSALLFAVAGQTPIVLLLAYFLLASGEHFRRKLVQFVGPSPARKKDTVRILEEIDSQVQRYLLSILVSNALIGIATWLAFRAMGMENAGVWGVAAGVLHFVPYLGPVLLALAAGIAGFLQFGNLLHAVAVAGAAMLIAGLIGLVFQTWLQGRFARVNSAVLFIALLFFGWLWGMAGLLLGGPLIAIAKVICDRVESLKPAGELLGR; translated from the coding sequence ATGATGAAAGGCGATACGGTTGAAGCAGTCACGGTCGCCGCCGCTGGCGCTCCGGCGCAATCGACGGGAACGGCCGTGGGCATCCTGGCAGTCATCGCCCTCGTGGCCACGCTCTATCTTGCGCGCACCTTCTTCGTCCCGTTGCTGATCGGCATCCTGGCCAGCTACGCCCTGCGCCCGGTGATCGATCAGTTGCAGGCGCTGCACGTTCCGCGCGCCATCGGCGCGGCCATCGTCCTGGCCGCGCTGGTCGGCGGAGTGTCGTGGGTCGTGGTCTCCGTGAGCGACGACGTGACCGCGATGATCGAGAAGCTTCCCGAAGCCGCCCGCAAGGTGCGTCACAGCCTGAGCGCGGCGCGCACCAGCGGACCGACCGCACTGCAGAACATGCAGGAGGTGGCCAACGAGCTCCAGGGCGTCGCCGCCGATGCTGGCGCCAAGCCGGGGGCGCGCGTGATCACCGCGAGGGCGACCGAGCCCACCGCCTGGCTGCGCGACTACGCCGTCGCTCAGTCTGCGCTGCTGTTCGCGGTCGCGGGCCAGACGCCGATCGTGCTCCTGCTTGCCTATTTCCTGCTCGCCTCGGGCGAGCACTTCCGGCGCAAGCTCGTCCAGTTCGTCGGCCCCTCCCCCGCCCGCAAGAAGGACACGGTGCGGATTCTCGAGGAGATCGACAGCCAGGTGCAGCGCTACCTGCTTTCGATCCTCGTCTCGAACGCCCTGATCGGCATCGCGACCTGGCTCGCGTTCCGGGCGATGGGCATGGAGAACGCGGGCGTATGGGGTGTTGCTGCCGGCGTGCTGCATTTCGTCCCCTACCTGGGCCCGGTGCTGCTGGCGCTTGCCGCTGGCATCGCAGGCTTCCTGCAGTTCGGAAACCTGCTGCATGCCGTGGCCGTGGCGGGCGCCGCCATGCTGATCGCCGGCCTCATCGGCCTGGTGTTCCAGACCTGGCTGCAGGGCCGCTTCGCGCGCGTCAACTCCGCGGTGCTGTTCATTGCGCTGCTGTTCTTTGGATGGCTGTGGGGTATGGCGGGCCTCCTTCTCGGCGGGCCGCTAATCGCCATCGCCAAGGTGATCTGCGACCGGGTCGAATCGCTCAAGCCCGCGGGAGAGCTGCTTGGACGGTAG
- a CDS encoding glycine zipper 2TM domain-containing protein → MNAKLKVALAISTLFMATQAVAQITFYEGEGFRGRVFATNKKVPNLDKIGFNDRASSVVVERGSWEVCQDAKFAGRCVILRKGSYDSLSQLGMNDRISSVRPADDRRRYENEVPAPLTAPNYEYRRRPSEKVYDVPVTSVRAVMGPPEQRCWVERQQVSEPGRGDPNVGGAIVGAILGGVLGHQVGSGRGNTLATAGGAVAGGVVGANVGRSSGGTTEHDVQRCENVASDAPAYWDVTYDFKGVQHRVQMSAAPGRTIAVNRNGEPRQ, encoded by the coding sequence ATGAACGCAAAACTTAAAGTCGCATTGGCCATATCCACGCTCTTCATGGCCACGCAGGCGGTGGCCCAGATCACGTTCTACGAGGGCGAAGGTTTCCGCGGGCGCGTGTTCGCCACGAACAAGAAGGTTCCGAATCTCGACAAGATCGGGTTCAACGACCGCGCTTCGTCGGTGGTCGTGGAGCGCGGCAGCTGGGAAGTTTGCCAGGACGCGAAGTTCGCGGGCCGTTGCGTCATCCTGCGCAAGGGCAGCTACGATTCGCTGAGCCAGCTGGGAATGAACGACCGGATCTCGTCGGTGCGGCCGGCGGACGACCGCAGGCGCTATGAGAACGAGGTGCCCGCGCCCCTGACCGCGCCCAACTATGAGTACCGGCGCCGCCCGAGCGAGAAGGTGTACGACGTTCCCGTCACTTCGGTCCGCGCCGTGATGGGGCCGCCCGAGCAGCGTTGCTGGGTCGAGCGCCAGCAGGTCAGCGAACCGGGCCGCGGGGATCCGAACGTGGGCGGCGCGATCGTGGGCGCGATCCTCGGCGGCGTTCTCGGCCACCAGGTCGGCAGCGGACGCGGGAACACCCTCGCGACCGCGGGCGGCGCGGTCGCCGGTGGGGTGGTCGGTGCCAATGTGGGGCGCAGCAGCGGCGGCACGACGGAACACGACGTGCAGCGCTGCGAGAACGTGGCGAGCGACGCGCCGGCATACTGGGACGTCACCTACGATTTCAAGGGCGTCCAGCACCGGGTGCAAATGAGCGCTGCTCCGGGCCGCACCATCGCGGTGAACCGGAACGGCGAACCGCGGCAGTAG
- a CDS encoding Crp/Fnr family transcriptional regulator, producing the protein MVAAANIQRNQLLASIPEVELARWLPHLDLVDMPLGKVLNESGHTLTHVYFPTTSIVSLLYVMEDGASAEIAVVGNEGIVGISLFMGGESTLSRAVVQSAGQGLRLKASLLMQEFNRAGPVLHLLLRYTQALITQMAQTAVCNRHHSLDQQLCRWLLLSLDRLKSNELVMTQDLIANMLGVRREGVTEAAGHLQSAGLIKYRRGHITVLDRAGLERRTCECYAVVRKEYERLLPDSTAT; encoded by the coding sequence ATGGTGGCTGCCGCCAATATTCAGCGTAATCAATTGCTTGCGTCCATTCCCGAGGTCGAGTTGGCGCGCTGGCTTCCGCACCTGGACCTCGTGGACATGCCGCTCGGCAAGGTGCTCAACGAGTCCGGCCACACCCTGACCCATGTGTATTTTCCGACGACGTCGATCGTCTCGCTGCTGTACGTCATGGAAGACGGCGCGTCGGCCGAGATCGCGGTTGTCGGGAACGAGGGAATCGTCGGGATCTCGCTCTTCATGGGGGGAGAGTCGACGCTCAGCCGCGCGGTGGTGCAAAGCGCGGGGCAGGGGCTTCGCCTCAAGGCCAGCCTGCTGATGCAGGAGTTCAACCGGGCCGGCCCGGTGCTGCACCTGCTGCTGCGCTATACGCAGGCCCTCATCACCCAGATGGCGCAGACGGCGGTGTGCAATCGCCACCATTCGCTGGACCAGCAGCTGTGCCGCTGGCTCCTGTTGAGCCTGGACCGCCTGAAGTCCAACGAACTGGTGATGACGCAGGACCTCATCGCCAACATGCTGGGCGTGCGCCGCGAGGGCGTGACCGAGGCGGCCGGCCACCTGCAGTCGGCCGGGCTGATCAAGTACCGCCGCGGCCACATCACGGTGCTCGACCGCGCCGGGCTCGAGCGGCGCACCTGCGAGTGCTATGCCGTGGTCAGGAAGGAATACGAGCGCCTGCTTCCGGATTCGACCGCGACCTAG
- a CDS encoding DUF4398 domain-containing protein, with amino-acid sequence MPSNSNRAAMLALALATSFAVVAGGCASAPAPREQMAVAEAAVQHANTSSTSKDAAAELQVATDKLASARQAVANKDYERASQLAEQAEVDAQVAELHAQSERSRKAAHESQEAARALREEINRNSVR; translated from the coding sequence ATGCCGTCGAACTCCAACCGGGCCGCCATGCTGGCCTTGGCGCTCGCCACGTCGTTCGCCGTCGTGGCGGGAGGCTGCGCAAGCGCGCCAGCGCCTCGCGAACAGATGGCGGTGGCGGAAGCCGCCGTCCAGCACGCCAACACCAGCAGCACGAGCAAAGACGCCGCCGCCGAGCTTCAGGTCGCGACGGACAAGCTGGCCAGCGCCCGGCAGGCGGTGGCCAACAAGGACTATGAGCGCGCCAGCCAGCTCGCCGAGCAGGCCGAGGTCGATGCGCAGGTTGCCGAGCTGCACGCGCAATCGGAGCGCTCGCGCAAGGCCGCGCACGAATCCCAGGAAGCCGCGCGCGCCCTGCGCGAGGAAATCAATCGCAATTCCGTTCGTTGA
- a CDS encoding DUF4398 and OmpA-like domain-containing protein gives MKTRIFVLATLTAAVAACSSIPERNTALDQARGRYHSAQGDPQVTTLAPDELRRAGESLRVAEKAWADDGTTATVNHLAYMTSQRVTIAQETASSRASQAVTAGAAADRDNMRLAVRTYEADSAKRQLVVSQENNARTITALAEADAAAERDRMRLAARTNEADVAQQQLALSRQSNAQKSAALAEADAAALRGQARIERRDARVSDLEMQLKDLNARKTERGMVVTLGDVLFDSGQARLLPEGARNMVKLAEVFKRDSHRKASIEGYTDSTGAASANYDLSGRRANAVMAELVNLGVPADRLSMQAHGSDNPAASNATAAGRQMNRRVEIVFAPQGEDISMR, from the coding sequence ATGAAGACCCGGATTTTCGTCCTCGCCACGCTCACTGCCGCCGTCGCGGCCTGCAGTTCCATCCCGGAGCGCAACACGGCTCTCGACCAGGCCCGCGGCCGCTACCATTCGGCCCAGGGCGACCCGCAGGTCACCACGCTGGCGCCCGATGAGTTGAGGCGTGCCGGCGAATCGCTTCGCGTGGCCGAGAAGGCCTGGGCCGACGATGGCACGACGGCCACCGTGAATCACCTTGCCTACATGACCAGCCAGCGCGTGACGATTGCGCAGGAGACCGCTTCGAGCCGGGCCTCGCAGGCCGTCACCGCAGGCGCCGCCGCCGATCGCGACAACATGCGGCTCGCCGTTCGCACCTACGAGGCCGATTCGGCCAAGCGGCAGCTCGTCGTGTCCCAGGAAAACAACGCGCGCACGATCACTGCGCTGGCCGAGGCCGATGCGGCAGCCGAGCGCGACAGGATGCGGCTCGCCGCGCGCACCAACGAGGCGGACGTGGCGCAACAGCAGCTCGCGCTGTCCCGGCAGAGCAATGCGCAGAAGTCCGCGGCACTGGCCGAGGCCGATGCCGCCGCCTTGCGCGGGCAGGCCAGGATCGAACGCCGCGACGCGCGAGTGAGCGACCTCGAGATGCAGCTCAAGGACCTCAATGCGAGGAAGACCGAGCGCGGCATGGTGGTGACCCTGGGCGACGTGCTGTTCGACAGCGGCCAGGCGCGACTCCTGCCCGAAGGCGCGCGCAACATGGTCAAGCTGGCGGAAGTCTTCAAGCGCGATTCGCACCGCAAGGCCTCGATCGAGGGATACACCGACAGCACCGGCGCCGCGAGCGCCAACTACGACCTGTCGGGGCGCCGCGCCAATGCGGTAATGGCGGAGCTGGTGAACCTTGGCGTGCCGGCGGATCGCCTGAGCATGCAGGCCCATGGCTCGGACAACCCGGCAGCCAGCAACGCGACCGCGGCAGGACGGCAGATGAACCGCCGGGTGGAGATCGTGTTCGCCCCGCAGGGCGAAGACATCTCGATGCGGTAG
- a CDS encoding VIT family protein has product MKSSRRHAERHRTDRIGWLRATVLGANDGIVSTASLVVGVAAAGSSQGSILVVGVAGLVAGAMSMAAGEYVSVHSQADTEKADLARERIEIETDPAAEHRELAAIYVARGLEPDLANQVSGQLMAHDALGAHARDELGISEALSAKPLQAALASAASFAVGAVLPLAVTALAPAQGLIAWVSGTSLAFLALLGAIAARVGGADVLTGAWRVTFWGALAMAITAGVGAMFGAPA; this is encoded by the coding sequence ATGAAGTCGTCGCGCCGGCATGCCGAACGTCACCGCACCGATCGCATCGGCTGGCTGCGCGCCACCGTGCTCGGCGCCAACGACGGAATCGTCTCGACGGCCAGTCTCGTGGTCGGCGTCGCGGCGGCCGGCTCGAGCCAGGGGAGCATCCTCGTGGTCGGCGTCGCGGGGCTGGTGGCCGGAGCGATGTCGATGGCCGCGGGCGAGTATGTCTCCGTCCATTCGCAGGCTGATACGGAGAAGGCCGACCTGGCGCGAGAGCGCATCGAGATCGAGACCGACCCCGCGGCGGAGCATCGCGAGTTGGCGGCCATCTATGTCGCCCGGGGGCTGGAGCCGGATCTGGCGAACCAGGTTTCCGGGCAATTGATGGCGCACGACGCGCTCGGGGCCCACGCGCGCGATGAGCTCGGCATCTCCGAGGCCCTGAGCGCGAAGCCTCTCCAGGCCGCCCTGGCCTCGGCCGCGAGCTTCGCAGTGGGCGCCGTGCTGCCGCTGGCCGTGACGGCCCTGGCGCCGGCGCAGGGCCTGATTGCCTGGGTTTCCGGAACCTCGCTCGCCTTCCTGGCCTTGCTGGGCGCCATTGCGGCACGCGTCGGCGGCGCGGACGTTCTCACGGGCGCGTGGCGGGTCACTTTCTGGGGTGCCCTCGCGATGGCGATCACCGCCGGCGTGGGCGCGATGTTCGGGGCCCCCGCCTGA
- a CDS encoding BON domain-containing protein: MNIQFFRRTAAAALVIGFAAMAGCASTSRTEGTGEYVDDTVITTKVKAAVLNEPTLKSAEINVETFKGKVQLSGFVNSRADIDKAVAVAQAVGGVKSVSNDMKLK; this comes from the coding sequence ATGAACATCCAATTCTTCCGCCGCACCGCCGCGGCCGCTCTCGTCATCGGCTTTGCGGCCATGGCCGGCTGCGCCTCGACTTCGCGCACCGAAGGCACGGGCGAATACGTCGATGACACCGTCATCACCACCAAGGTCAAGGCCGCGGTGCTCAACGAACCGACCCTCAAGTCGGCCGAGATCAACGTCGAGACCTTCAAGGGCAAGGTGCAGCTCAGCGGTTTCGTCAACTCGCGTGCCGACATCGACAAGGCCGTGGCCGTGGCGCAAGCCGTCGGTGGCGTGAAGTCCGTCTCCAACGACATGAAGCTGAAGTAA
- a CDS encoding DUF883 family protein has translation MEHIAAGAHGTVDRLAGAATQAVDTLDRRGGQLRGAQAQFTESCRGYVRENPLASLGIAVTAGFLLSWLLKRR, from the coding sequence GTGGAGCACATCGCCGCGGGTGCCCACGGGACGGTGGACAGGCTCGCCGGTGCGGCGACCCAGGCCGTCGATACGCTCGACCGCAGGGGCGGGCAGTTGCGGGGCGCGCAAGCGCAGTTCACCGAGAGCTGCCGCGGCTACGTCCGGGAAAATCCGCTCGCTTCGCTGGGAATCGCCGTCACCGCCGGATTCCTGCTGAGCTGGTTGCTGAAACGACGCTAG
- a CDS encoding lmo0937 family membrane protein codes for MLYTIAVVLLILWVLGLVTSTTIGGFVHILLVIAIVMILLRLISGRGV; via the coding sequence ATGCTTTACACCATTGCCGTAGTGCTGTTGATCCTGTGGGTCCTCGGGCTGGTCACCTCGACCACCATCGGAGGCTTCGTCCACATCCTTCTGGTGATCGCGATCGTGATGATCCTGCTGCGGCTCATCAGCGGCCGCGGCGTGTAG